The following coding sequences lie in one Oncorhynchus kisutch isolate 150728-3 linkage group LG27, Okis_V2, whole genome shotgun sequence genomic window:
- the LOC109883582 gene encoding mediator of RNA polymerase II transcription subunit 15-like, whose protein sequence is MAVRWCSFGFVLLVVFACCADAQPNLRFPSYNNPQPQITTSTSRQPQWPEPQWPQLQTPQRPEPQRPQQQTPQRPEPQRPQLQTPQRPDSQRPQLQTHQRSEPQGPQLQTLQRPETQRPQLQTPQMPQLQTSQRPEPQGPQLQTLQRPEPQRPQQQTPQRPEPQRPQQQTPQRQEPQGPQQQAPQRPKQQTSQRPEPQGPQLQNPLRPVHQWPQLQTPQRPQQQTHQRPEPQWPQLQTPQRPQQQTPQRPDHQGPQLQTPQRHEPQWPQLQTPQRPDHQRPQQQTPQRHEPQWPQLQTPQRPDHQRPGQQTPQRPVIQGPQQQTPQRPESQWPQQQTPQRPVIQGPQQQTPQRPESQWPQQQTPQRPVIQGPQQQTPQRPESQWPQQQTPQRPVIQGPQQQTPQRPESQWPQQQTPQRPVIQGPQQQTPQRPESQWPQQQTPQRPESQWPQQQTPQRPESQWPQQQTPQRPVIQGPQQQTPQRPESQWPQQQTPQRPVIQGPQQQTPQRPESQWPQQQTPQRPVIQGPQQQTPQRPESQWPQQQTPQRPVIQGPQQQTPQRPESQWPQQQTPQRPVIQGPQQQTPQRPESQWPQQQTPQRPVIQGPQQQTPQRPESQRPQQQTPQRPESQWPQQQTPQRPESQWPQQQTPQRPVIQGPQQQTPQRPESQWPAVTQTPDQRCQVSVRDIVQCGTPDITPSQCQAIYCCFNGQQCYYGKAVTVQCTRDAQFVVVVARDSTWPKIDIDSISLLGGNDRPCSPVGITSAFAIYQFPVTACGTTIKEESGYVVYENRMASSYNVGVGPRGSITRDSHFELLFQCKYSATAVEALVTEVNTVPAPAPVAAPGPLRVELRLAKGTCDTKGCNDESRSFTLYYTEEDYPITKVLRQPVNVEVRILERKDPNLFLMLEHCWTTPDPSPVSMPQWDLIIEDCSYPNDNYLTTMVPVERSSGLLYPNHYKRFTLEMFTFVDHTRSPQKERIFIHCSTSVCYPTPGVSCEPKCNRQRRDVAAAQRKTIQNAVVSSGEVVLVDKRPVSLSDH, encoded by the exons ATGGCAGTGAGGTGGTGTTCCTTTGGGTTTGTGTTGTTGGTAGTGTTCGCATGTTGTGCTGATGCACAGCCTAACTTGAGGTTTCCTTCGTACAACAACCCCCAACCCCAAATTACAACCTCCACGTCTAGACAGCCCCAATGGCCAGAGCCCCAGTGGCCACAGCTGCAGACTCCCCAAAGACCAGAGCCCCAGAGGCCACAGCAGCAGACTCCCCAAAGACCAGAGCCCCAGAGGCCACAGCTGCAGACTCCCCAGAGACCAGATTCCCAGAGGCCACAGCTGCAGACTCACCAGAGGTCAGAGCCCCAGGGACCCCAACTACAGACTCTCCAGAGGCCAGAGACCCAGAGGCCACAGCTGCAGACTCCCCAGATGCCACAGCTGCAGACTTCTCAGAGACCAGAGCCCCAGGGACCACAACTACAGACTCTCCAGAGACCAGAGCCCCAGAGGCCACAGCAGCAGACTCCCCAGAGACCAGAGCCCCAGAGGCCACAGCAGCAGACCCCCCAGAGACAAGAGCCCCAGGGGCCACAGCAGCAGGCTCCCCAGAGGCCAAAGCAGCAGACATCCCAGAGACCAGAGCCCCAGGGGCCACAGCTGCAGAATCCCCTGAGACCAGTGCACCAGTGGCCACAGCTGCAGACTCCTCAGAGGCCACAGCAGCAGACTCATCAGAGACCAGAGCCCCAGTGGCCACAGCTGCAGACTCCTCAGAGGCCACAGCAGCAGACTCCTCAGAGGCCAGATCACCAGGGGCCACAGCTACAGACTCCCCAGAGGCATGAGCCCCAGTGGCCACAGCTACAGACTCCCCAGAGACCAGATCACCAGAGGCCACAGCAGCAGACTCCCCAGAGGCATGAGCCCCAGTGGCCACAGCTACAGACTCCCCAGAGACCAGATCACCAGAGGCCAGGGCAGCAGACTCCCCAGAGACCAGTGATCCAGGGGCCACAGCAGCAGACTCCCCAGCGGCCAGAGTCCCAGTGGCCACAGCAACAGACTCCTCAGAGGCCAGTGATCCAGGGGCCACAGCAGCAGACTCCCCAGCGGCCAGAGTCCCAGTGGCCACAGCAGCAGACTCCTCAGAGGCCAGTGATCCAGGGGCCACAGCAGCAGACTCCCCAGCGGCCAGAGTCCCAGTGGCCACAGCAGCAGACTCCTCAGAGGCCAGTGATCCAGGGGCCACAGCAGCAGACTCCCCAGCGGCCAGAGTCCCAGTGGCCACAGCAACAGACTCCTCAGAGGCCAGTGATCCAGGGGCCACAGCAGCAGACTCCCCAGCGACCAGAGTCCCAGTGGCCACAGCAGCAGACTCCCCAGCGGCCAGAGTCCCAGTGGCCACAGCAGCAGACTCCTCAGCGGCCAGAGTCCCAGTGGCCACAGCAACAGACTCCTCAGAGGCCAGTGATCCAGGGGCCACAGCAGCAGACTCCCCAGCGGCCAGAGTCCCAGTGGCCACAGCAGCAGACTCCTCAGAGGCCAGTGATCCAGGGGCCACAGCAGCAGACTCCCCAGCGGCCAGAGTCCCAGTGGCCACAGCAGCAGACTCCTCAGAGGCCAGTGATCCAGGGGCCACAGCAGCAGACTCCCCAGCGGCCAGAGTCCCAGTGGCCACAGCAGCAGACTCCTCAGAGGCCAGTGATCCAGGGGCCACAGCAGCAGACTCCCCAGCGGCCAGAGTCCCAGTGGCCACAGCAGCAGACTCCTCAGAGGCCAGTGATCCAGGGGCCACAGCAGCAGACTCCCCAGCGGCCAGAGTCCCAGTGGCCACAGCAACAGACTCCTCAGAGGCCAGTGATCCAGGGGCCACAGCAGCAGACTCCCCAGCGGCCAGAGTCCCAGAGGCCACAGCAGCAGACTCCCCAGCGGCCAGAGTCCCAGTGGCCACAGCAGCAGACTCCTCAGCGGCCAGAGTCCCAGTGGCCACAGCAACAGACTCCTCAGAGGCCAGTGATCCAGGGGCCACAGCAGCAGACTCCCCAGCGGCCAGAGTCCCAGTGGCCAGCAGTAACCCAAACTCCAGATCAGAGATGTCAAGTATCGGTTCGGGATATAGTGCAATGTGGAACCCCAGATATTACTCCATCTCAATGTCAGGCTATCTACTGCTGCTTCAATGGACAACAGTGCTACTATGGGAAGGCAG TGACTGTGCAGTGTACCAGGGATGCtcagtttgtggtggtggtggccaGGGATTCCACTTGGCCCAAAATAGACATTGATTCCATCAGTCTGTTGGGGGGAAATGACCGCCCTTGCAGTCCTGTTGGCATCACTTCAGCCTTCGCCATATACCAGTTCCCTGTCACTGCCTGTGGCACCACTATAAAG GAGGAAAGTGGTTATGTGGTTTACGAGAACAGGATGGCATCTTCCTATAACGTGGGGGTGGGACCTCGAGGCTCTATCACCAGGGACAGCCATTTTGA GCTGCTGTTCCAGTGTAAGTACTCTGCCACTGCAGTAGAGGCTCTGGTTACTGAGGTGAACACTGTTCCTGCACCCGCTCCTGTTGCTGCTCCGGGACCCCTCAGAGTGGAACTGAGACTGGCCAAAGGAACATGCGACACCAAGGGGTGTAATGACG AGTCGAGATCCTTCACATTGTATTACACTGAGGAAGACTACCCCATCACTAAAGTCTTGAGGCAGCCTGTGAACGTTGAGGTTCGCATCCTGGAGAGGAAGGATCCCAACCTGTTCCTGATGCTGGAGCACTGCTGGACCACCCCTGACCCCAGCCCTGTCAGCATGCCCCAGTGGGATCTCATCATTGAAGA ttGTTCCTACCCGAATGATAATTACCTGACCACCATGGTCCCTGTGGAACGTTCCTCTGGCCTTCTGTACCCCAACCACTACAAACGCTTTACCCTCGAGATGTTCACCTTTGTGGATCACACTCGGTCTCCCCAGAAAGAGCGG ATTTTCATCCACTGTAGTACCTCTGTGTGCTACCCTACTCCAGGGGTCTCCTGTGAACCGAAATGCAACAGGCAAA GGAGAGATGTTGCTGCTGCTCAGAGGAAGACtatacagaatgctgtggtctcCAGTGGAGAAGTGGTCCTGGTTGACAAAAGGCCTGTCTCCCTTTCAGACCACTAA